The Oncorhynchus mykiss isolate Arlee chromosome 5, USDA_OmykA_1.1, whole genome shotgun sequence DNA window ATACAATACCATGACAATACAGTAGCATGATAATACAATACCATGACAATACAGTAGCATGATAATACAATACCATGATAATACAGTAGCATGATAATACAACACCATGACAATACAGTAGCATGATAATACAATACCATGATAATACAGTAGCATGATAATACAGTACCATGATAATACAGTACCATGATACAGTAGCATGATAATACAATACCATAACAATACAGTAGCATGATAATACAATACCATGATAATACACTACCATGATAATACAATACCATGACAATACAGTAGCATGATAATACAATACCATGATAATACAATACCATGATAATACAATACCATGACAATACAGTAGCATGATAATACAATACCATAACAATACAGTAGCATGATAATACAATACCATGATAATACAGTACCATGATGCAGTAGCATGATAATACAATACCATGATAATACAATACCATAACAATACAGTAGCATGATAATACAATACCATGACAATACAGTAGCATGATAATACACTACCATGATAATACAATACCATGACAATACAGTAGCATGATAATACAATACCATAACAATACAGTAGCATGATAATACAATACCATAACAATACAGTAGCATGATAATACAATTCCATGACAATACAGTAGCATAATAATACAATACCATGATAATATAGTACCATGATACAGTAGCATGATAATACAATACCATGATAATACAATACCATGACAATACAGTAGCATGATAATACAATACCATGACAATACAGTAGCATAATCGTGATTGTATTATGGTACTGTATTAAATTGGCACTATAGCAGGATAATACAATACCATgaaaataaattacaatgaaaCAGTACCATGATAATACAATACTGTAGAATGATACAGTACCATGATAATACAATAAACGTATTTATAGATGTAAGGCTTACCTTTACACTCAATTGGCATGTGCCATTCTCCATTATTGCAAGTTGCTGTTCCTCCAGGGCCTTTGTGTGGGTTAATGCATGTATAGTCTATTTGGTTCCCATTTTCGTATCTCTCTAGCTCTTGGTCAAGAATCTGAATTTGTTTCCCTGCACCCTCAGGCTTACCACAGTACTCTGTAGGTGAAGCACCACATGTTTGAACTATCAAATTACAGTTATCTACCAGAGACACAAAAGTGGCAGAGAATGACTGTGTGGTTAGAACCATAGTCAATGGccaatgtacagtatattcagAGAATGTAACTGGGGCAATTTGtgatatatactgtaaatatgcACTGAAACTCATCCATTATCATATCTAGGAATACTACACTATAATGAATTATAgtaaaaaaaacagcaaactGTAAATCATAGATTGATATTTCTGTAATACCAAGCAAAGCCTTAACAATGATTCCTGATTGTGTGAGGGGAGAAAAATACTATATGATATGGAACTTTTAATCTCAATGACCATTTAAATATCATTTTTTCCCTGTTTGAATAGGTGCTGTTCATAGTAGAGTTACTCTAAACTGAATTACTGCATCAGTTTCAAACAGTTAGCAATACTTACGTTTGCATGTTGGTGGTGGAGTTGTCCAACTCCCATTTTCACAAGTAAGTGTTTTATGATATGTAGATATAACACCATGTTCAGACCAGTTGAAAATAATGTACATACGTAAACACTTTGGAGGGCTCGGCCATTTTCCATCCAGACATCTGATGCTGCCTGTGAAACTCAGTGTAAACTGTCTGCTGCATTGGTAGGACACCTCTGTAATTACACCTTCAACATCTCTCTTTTCCTTGGTGAAATCTCCATTAGTAATGGGAGGAGGATCAGGACAGCTTGCTAGATTAAACAGGGATCATAATACCGTACCATGAAAATACATTACAATGATACACTACCATGATAATACAGTACCATGACAATACAGTAGCATAATAATACACTACCATGATAATACAGTACCATGATAATACAGTAGCATGACAATACAGTAGCATGATAATacaattgtcatgtactgtcatgttgtgtcttgtctctgtcctttcccttcaccctgtctccctctgctggtcgttgttaggttaccttttctcccccgctttcccccagctgttccttgtttcctctgactacccattcaccccgtttcccacctgttccctttttccctctgattaggtccctatatctctctctgtttctgttcctgtccttgtcggattcttgtttgttgtgtttcatgcctgagccagactatcgtcatgtttgctgtaaccttgtcctgtcctgtcggaatctgccggtctatctgagcctacctatgtttggttattaaagaagctctgtttaagttagttcgcttttgggtcctcattcactccccataacagaagaatccgaccaagaatggacccagcgacttcggatcctctccactcagccgtcgggatccagggagcgatgctaggcagacacgagcaggaagtgtctgctgctcgacatgccgttgagaccctggccacccaagtctccaacctcacagaacaggttcaccatctccgcctcgatccaccggccacttccagggctttcgaatctccggagcccagaatcaataacccgccgtgttactctggggagcccactgaatgccgctcgttcctcacccagtgtgatattgtgttttctctccagcccaacacttactccaggagcactgctcgtgtcgcctacgtcatatctctccttattggacgggctcgtgagtggggcacggcaatgtgggaggcaagggctgagtgtactaaccagtatcaggactttaaggaggagatgatacgggtttttgatcgatctgtttttggggaggaggcttccagggccctgtcttccctatgtcaaggcaatcgatccataacagactactctattgagtttcgcactcttgctgtctccagtggctggaacgagccggccttgctcgctcgtcttctggagggtttccgcgcagaggtaaaggatgagattctctcccgggaggttccttccagcgtggattccttgattgaactcgctattcgcattgagcgacgggttgatcttcgtcaccgagctcgtggaaaggagctcgcgctctccgtcgcctccctctccgcatcactaccatcttcctctgccggctcgggtgctgagcccatgcagctgggaggtatccgcatctcgactaaggagagggaacggagaatcaccaaccgcctctgtctctattgcggttccgctggtcattttgtcacttcatgtccagtaaaaggccagagctcgtcagtaagcggagggctactggtgagcgctactactcctgtctctccttcaagatcctgcactaccttgtcggtccatctacgctggaccggttcgtcagcttcctgcagtgccttaatagactctggggcggagggctgttttatggacgagacctgggctcgggaacatgacattcctctcagacagttaagggagcccacggccttgttcgccctggatggtagtcctctccccaggattcagcgtgagacgctacctttaaccctcactgtttctggtaatcatagtgaaaccatttcttttttaatttttcgttcaccttttacacctgttgttttgggccatccctggctagtttgtcataatccttccattaattggtctagtaattctatcctctcctggaacgtctcttgtcatgtgaaatgtttaatgtctgctatccctcctgtttcctctgtctcttcttcacaggaggagcctggtgatttgacaggggtgccggaggaatatcacgatctgcgcacggtgttcagtcggtccagggccacctctcttcctccacaccggtagtatgattgtagtattgatctccttccgggaaccacccccccccggggtagactatactctctgtcggctcccgaacgtaaggctctcgaagattatttgtctgtagctcttgacgccggtaccatagtcccctcctcctctcccgccggagcggggttttttttttgtcaagaagaaggacgggtctctgcgcccctgcatagattatcgagggctgaatgacataacagtgaagaatcgttatccgcttcctcttatgtcttcagccttcgagatcctgcagggagccaggtttttcactaagttggaccttcgtaacgcttaccatctcgtgcgcatcagggagggggacgagtggaagacggcgtttaacactccgttagggcactttgaataccgggttcttcctttcggcctcgctaacgctccagctgtctttcaggcattagtcaatgatgtcctgagagacatgctgaacatctttgttttcgtttaccttgacgatatcctgattttttcaccgtcactccagattcatgttcagcacgttcgacgtgtcctccagcgccttttagagaattgtctttttgtgaaggctgagaagtgcacttttcatgcctcctccgtcacatttctcggttctgttatttccgctgaaggcattaagatggatcccgctaaggtccaagctgtcattgattggcccgtccctaagtcacgcgtcgagctgcagcgctttctcggcttcgcgaacttctatcgtcgtttcatccgtaatttcggtcaggtggcagctcctctcacagcccttacttctgtcaagacgtgctttaagtggtccgtttccgcccagggagcttttgatctcctcaagaatcgttttacatccgctcctatccttgttacacctgacgtctctagacagttcgttgtcgaggttgacgcgtcagaggtgggcgtgggagccatcctttctcagcgctccctctctgacgacaaggtccacccatgcgcgtatttttctcatcgcctgtcgccgtcggaacgtaactatgatgtgggtaaccgcgaactgctcgccatccggttagccctaggcgaatggcgacagtggttggagggggcgaccgttccttttgtcgtttggactgaccataggaaccttgagtacatccgttctgccaaacgacttaatgcgcgtcaggcgcgttgggcgctgtttttcgctcgtttcgagtttgtgatttcttatcgtccgggctctaagaacaccaagcctgatgctttgtctcgtctcttcagttcttcagtagcctccactgaccccgaggggattctccctgaggggcgtgttgtcgggttgactgtctggggaattgagaggcaggtaaaacaagcgctcactcacactccgtcgccgcgcgcttgtcctaggaaccttcttttcgttcccgttcctactcgtctggccgttcttcagtgggctcactctgccaagttagccggccaccctggcgttcggggtacgcttgcttccattcgccagcgtttttggtggcccacccgggagcatgacacgcgtcgtttcgtggctgcttgttcggtctgcgcgcagactaagtccggtaactctcctcctgccggccgtctcaggccgcttcctattccctctcgaccgtggtctcacatcgccttagattttgtcaccggactgccttcgtcagcggggaagactgttattcttacggttgtcgataggttctctaaggcggctcatttcattccccttgctaagcttccttctgctaaagagacggcacaaatcatcatcgagaatgttttcagaattcatggccttccgtcagacgtcgtttcggacagaggtccgcaattcacgtctcaattttggagggagttttgccgtttgattggggcttccgtcagtctctcttccggctttcacccccagtctaacggtcaagcagaacgggccaatcagactattggtcgcatcttacgcagtctttcttttcgtaaccctgcgtcttggtcagaacagctcccctgggcagaatacgcccacaactcgcttccttcgtctgcgaccgggctatctccttttcagagtagcctcgggtaccagcctccgctgttctcatctcagttcgccgagtccagcgtcccctccgctcaggcttttgtccaacgttgcgagcgcacctggaagagggtcaggtctgcactttgccgttataggacgcagactgtgagggctgctaataagcgtagaactaagagtcctagatattgtcgcggtcagagagtttggctctccactcagaaccttccccttaagacggcttctcgcaagttgaccccgcggttcattggtccgttccgtatttctcgggtcattaatcctgtcgcagttcgacttcttcttccgcgataccttcgtcgcgtccacccggtcttccatgtctcctgcatcaagcccgtccttcgcgcccccgctcgtcttcccccccccccccccccccatccttgtcgagggcgcacccatctacacggtccgtagaattttggacatgcgttctcggggccgtggtcaccagtacctcgtagattgggaggggtacggtcctgaggagaggagttgggttccctctcgggacgtgctggaccgtgcgctgatcgaggatttcctccgttgccgccaggtttcctcctcaagtgcgccaggaggcgctcggtgagtgggggggtactgtcatgtactgtcatgttgtgtcttgtctctgtcctttcccttcaccctgtctccctctgctggtcgttgttaggttaccttttctcccccgctttcccccagctgttccttgtttcctctgactacccattcaccccgtttcccacctgttccctttttccctctgattaggtccctatatctctctctgtttctgttcctgtccttgtcggattcttgtttgttgtgtttcatgcctgagccagactatcgtcatgtttgctgtaaccttgtcctgtcctgtcggaatctgccggtctatctgagcctacctatgtttggttattaaagaagctctgtttaagttagttcgcttttgggtcctcattcactccccATAACAACAATACCATAATACAGTACCATGATAATACAATACCATGACAATACAGTAGCATGATAATACAATACCATGATAATACAGTAGCATGATAATACAATACCATGATAATACAGTAGCATGATAATACAATACCATGACAATACAGTAGCATGATAATACAATACCATGATAATACAGTACCATGATTCAGTAACATAATACAGTACCATGAGAATACAGTACCTGTCACGGCTGTTgtaagaagaggaccaaggtgcagcgtggtgaacgtacattttattttattaataaaaatgacaccgaacaaaacaataaacactacaaaaacaaaccgtgaagctaaaggctatgtgcccgaaacaaagtcaacttcccacaaagacaggtggaaaaaagggctaccgaagtatggttctcaatcagagaataCCGattgcgagccagacctaatcgcccaacatcagtgcctgacctcattaatgctcttgtggctgaatggaagcaataccctgcagcaattttccaacatctagtggaaaaccttcacagaagagtggaggctgttatagcagcaaaggtagGGACCAACACCATATTAATATAAGGGCACAAGTCGAGACTcatatgcagacacaggaggcagatggttgagctccaaTAACTATTATAACCCAAGGGATAGGCAAAAGGCAGATCGGGTACTGGcgaacacatctgccacactgaccctcaacacggggcccctcgggtgcgtgcttagtcccctcgtgtactccctattcacgcaagactgtgtggccacgcataactccaacaccatcattaagtttggtgACGACACatgatggtaggcctgatcaccgatgatgatgagacagcctatagggaggaggtcagagacctggcagcccaagccatagactgttctctctgctaccgcaagttCAAGTGAtaacacacactttcacactcaccacatatACTGCTGTTATTGTGTATTATCactcctgttgcctagtcactttacctctacctacagtatactgctgttactgtgtattatcactcctgttgcctagtcactttacctctacctacagtatactgctgttattGTGTATTATCactcctgttgcctagtcactttacctctacctacaatatactgctgctactgtgtaTTATCactcctgttgcctagtcactttacctctacctatgTGGACATAACTACCTCATTTACCTGCACATCGACTTTGTACAATTgctccctgtatagagccatgttattttttacttgttTTATCGTTATTTGTTATTAACTTTGTACTCCATTTGTCACTTTCTATTTTCATTTGACTTTTTATCTTTAAATCTACATTGTTGAAAAATGACccggaagtaagcatttcactgttagcctacacctgttgtttaccaatcatgtgacaaataaaatgtgttttgatttgAGTATGAACATACGTTCACAATCTGTAGAAGATGACCACTTTCCGTCCTCTTTGCATGTCATTGTATTTTCAGTCTGACGTGAGAAAGAGTTCCAGAATCCTGAGGCACAGGTCACCGTTACACTTTCATCAGGCAAGAACAGATTTCTGTCAGCAGGTGTGTAACTGGTTCCTCTTGTTGGTGGCAATGACAATGCACATTTAGCAAATGCTGCTGAGAGACAAAACAATTACGGAAAAACATTATATTAGTATCTTGCTTGAAGTCAAAGAGATGAGTTTCCCTGCTGTCTTAAAGGGGCATTCTGCAATAATCAACAATAAAAAAGCGCTCACCCCGCTAAGTTAGGCAAAGTTGATATTTATCCCTCTCAGCAAAAAGCTTTTTCAAAGGTCAACTGCCCTTTAGAAGCAGCTTCTCTATTAAAAGGCCTATATATCATCAATATGAGTAAGAAACATtaattctagtgtcaaaattgactacgaAGTGTATATACTATCATTTTGGTAATGAAGTCAGTCTTGTCCAAAACGTGTTTGGTATGTGACTGCATCAGGATTCTCTTGAGGGCTTGGTTTGCATTACAATTAATGGTGTGTTCAAAACAAATGGGAACTTGGAACTCGTATATCTCAGACTTTCCGACTTCAGTGCGaccaaaacaactgggaactcggccACTGCACTTGAACTTTCTTCGCCAGACAAGATGTGCGGTTAGTATTTGCCCTTGCTCGGGAAATACCTACTCTAGAGATGGGCTTCCATAAAGTTGTGGCAGATGGCCAGGATATGGATTAATGTTACACCTGCCTAGTTTCTACTTGCGCTGTCAACCGTCAAGAGACTGGTGTGTTGTTGTTAAGTAAAGTAGCTAGCTCCATTTTGTTTATAGCTTGTTATGCTACATGCTATCAGTTGATAGGCTATGCCACTATGATAAATGGCTGTGATATAACTAGTTAAATACATAGTCTCTACCTAACGTGTGATGTGAGAGGAAGATTTGCATAGCTAACATTGCACCTGAAGACAGGGTTGATCCCTGCTAGCTACCATTAGCTAGCTCATAATCTAGCAAACCTGATGCCATGTATGATACATGTTGCCAGCTTGCTTTCAACAGTGTTTCAACTcaagctggctagcttctgtccttgtttgttgtgattgaatgGCAAAGACACACCCAAGAAACATCCACATCAAACCACAACTCCAAGTCAACTCTCGTTTGACTTCAGTCATAGGTGCTAAAATTCCTAATGAGCTTTGATGAAAAATTAGGCCAAATCAGTGAATTCTCCCTTTAAAACTGTAATGAGGGTGTGTGTTTCTGGAAGTCAATCAACTATTCTGGACAAGCAGAAAGTAAATGAAAAGGAGGAGTCTACCGTATCCGTAGACAACTTCACCATTCATTTTCTATATTCAGGATTCAGCCAAACATCGTTTTAAGCAACCttttgtttactggcccaacgcaaTAACCACTTGGCTATCTGCCACCCTGATTATATTTCCGTCCCTGGgccatgcacgctgacacagtatGGCCAGGTGTCACAACTGGCAGTGTCTGGGAGACGCATCAGGcatcgcacaattggcccagcatcgtccaggataggagagggtttggcaTGCCGAGATCCAtctcgctctagcgactcctgtggtgggccaggcgcatgcacgctgacacagtatGGCCAAGTGTACGctgtttcttccgacacattggagcagctggcttccgggttaagtggacattgtgtcaagaagcagtgcggcttgagtgggttgtgtttcggaggacgcgcggctctcgacctttgtctctcccgagtccgtacaggagttgcaactatgggacaagactataactaccaattggataccatgaaattggggagacaaaaggaataaaaacatttttttttatttaattaaaggGCCCGGGAGAGGGATGCGGCCCGGGGGTCGTACTTTGCCCCCCTTGACTTACCGTTACATTCTTTTATGGGACTGAAACATAATTGGgccggcagatagcctagtggttagcgcgttgggccagtaactgaaaggttgctggatcgaatcccagagctgacaagtaaacaatctgtcattctgcccctgaacaaggcagctaacccactgttcccctgaacaaggcagctaacccactgttcccctgaacaaggcagctaacccactgttcccctgaacaaggcagctaacccactgttcccctgaacaaggcagctaacccactgttcccctgaacaaggcagctaacccactgttcccctgaacaaggcagctaacccactgttcccctgaacaaggcagctaacccactgttcccctgaacaaggcagttaacccactgttcccctgaacaaggcagctaacccactgttcccctgaacaaggcagctaacccactgttcccctgaacaaggcagctaacccactgttcccctgaacaaggcagctaacccaatgttcccctgaacaaggcagctaacccactgttccccggtaggccatcattttaaataagaatttgttcttaactgacttgcctgattAATTTTTAAATGTGAAGATTTTTTTTCTGGTAACTACCTTGTACCAAGATGGTATGGGTTCAAATTAATCAATTATTTATAGGTAATAATTGTCTAATTACCATATGTTCGTGTAAATACCTGGTACTTTCTGTACTTTAAAATACAGTCCTACAGACTTACCTTGACACTCGATTGTCTTACTCCACTCTCCGTTCTTGCAAGTTGCTTTTCCTCTTGAGCCTTTGTTTGGGCCGCTAAGGCATCCATAATCTATTTTGTCCCCATTTTCATATCTCTCTCGGTCAGGAATCAGCAGCATTCTGGTGTCTGCACCCTCAGGTTTACTACAGTAATCTGCAAGTGAAGCACAGACATGGACAAATACCCTCCTCCATACACTCTTTTGGCTCCTCCATTTCCACCACATCTTGTAAAAACAGTGTAATGTGTTACTCTGTGTGGAAATATCAATCCAATTGCAAGGTTCGACATTAAAGCTTGTACGGGGGGACAAGTGAAAATCAAAATAGTCAGGCAAGCAAAATATAGACTTAAGTTGTTTAAatggacaagtaaaaaaaaaataataatagcatCAAACAATTACTCAGATCAGAATTGAATCAAAGTGTCCTCCGGATGTGATGTGTTGCGCACTGTTCTCACAATTTGGGGCGGCAGCATTGCCTAGTGggtactagtaaccgaaaggttgcaagattgaatccccgagctgacaaggtaaaaatcagtcgttctgcccctgaactgttccttggccgtcattgaaaataagaatttgtttaaaaaaagtttaagtcatttatagtttaaaaaaaaaacattattattcagaccctttacttcgTTGAAGCGCCTCTGGCATCAGCatcgagttttcttgggtatgacactacaagcttttatttgtatttggcccacctgtatttggggagtttctcccattcttcttgtcgctgcacagctattttcaggtctctccttctttttaattattttttttttacccccttttctccccaatttcgtggtttccAATTGCTTtcgtagctactatcttgtctcatcgctacaactcccgtacgggctcggaagagacgaaggttgaaagtcatgagGACTCCAAtaaacaacccaaccaagccgcactgcttcttaacacagcgccatccaacctggaagccagccgcaccaatgtgtcggaggcaacactgtgcacctggcaaccttggttagcgcgcactgcgcccggcccgccacaggagtcactggtgtgcgatgagacaaggatttccctaccggccaaaccctccctaacccggacgacgctaggccaattgtgcatcgccccacggacctcccagtcacggccggttacgacagagcctgggcgcgaacccagagtctctggtggcacagctggcgctgcagtacccttaaccactgcgccacccgggaggcctggtgTCTCCTtctttacctcgatcctgactagtttcccagtccctgccgctgaaaaacatcccccacagcttgatgctgccgTCCTATGCTTcgccgtagggatagtgccaatACCGCACAATGACAGGTTTCCTCaagatgtgacgcttggtattcagtccaaagagttcaatcttggtttcatcagaccacataatcttgtttctcatggtctaaaagtcctttaggtgccttgtccttctggaaggttctcccatctccacagatgaactttggagctctgtcagactgaccatcgggttcttggtcacctccccgaccaaagcccttctcccccaattactcagtttggccgggcggccagctctaagaagagtcttggtctTTCCAAAATTATCCCACTTAATAATGTGGAGGCTACTGTATTCTTGGGGAGCTTCAATGCTCGagacattttttgatacccttcccaagatctgtgcctcgacacaatcctgtctcagatctTCACGGACAcacatgtcttggtttttgctctgacatgcactgtcaacagtgggaccttatttagaaaggtgtgtgcctttccaaatcatgtacaataaatgtaatttaccacaggtggactccaatcaagttgtagaaacatctcaaggatgatcaatggaaaaaggatttTAAGTCTCATATGTAAGTAAGGTATtaatgttttttgttttaaaCAAATGTTCCCAAATTTCTAGAAATCTCTTATCACTTTGTCAATGTgcggtattgcgtgtagatttatttatttaaaccattttagaataaggctgtaacgtaacaaaatgtggaaaaattctacgggtatgaatactttccgaatgcactgtagtgtGAGTTATTTGCTCAGTTTTAGCAATTATTTTGTCCTCAAACAGGTTTGTTACGGGCATGAAACGTGAAGGGAGATGTTGCTCCACGAGAGAGAGCAACATTCAATATGTAATTGAGGGAAAAGCTGTTTTTTAAACaattatttttaaaaagagaGTGGAGTTCCAGCTTTCTGTGAGTTTAGCACATATTCTCAACATTAAATAATAAGGAAATGCTACCACTTTACAAACAGAGAATGTAATTGA harbors:
- the LOC110524789 gene encoding complement factor H-like isoform X1, translated to MFYSFHFYCIYHLINMKSSLTLLCLVVWVNVDASSAQTEYCGKPEGEGRRMLPIPNQERYENGDQVEYGCLATCKNGEWDKTIKGKDYCSKPEGADTRMLLIPDRERYENGDKIDYGCLSGPNKGSRGKATCKNGEWSKTIECQAAFAKCALSLPPTRGTSYTPADRNLFLPDESVTVTCASGFWNSFSRQTENTMTCKEDGKWSSSTDCEPSCPDPPPITNGDFTKEKRDVEGVITEVSYQCSRQFTLSFTGSIRCLDGKWPSPPKCLRMYIIFNWSEHGVISTYHKTLTCENGSWTTPPPTCKQYCGKPEGAGKQIQILDQELERYENGNQIDYTCINPHKGPGGTATCNNGEWHMPIECKASCPDPPPITNGDFTKEKRDVEGVITEVSYQCSRQFTLSFTGSIRCLDGKWPSPPKCLQYCGKPEGAGRRMEIPDQCWRDTKMDPNRLYMH
- the LOC110524789 gene encoding complement factor H-like isoform X2; amino-acid sequence: MFYSFHFYCIYHLINMKSSLTLLCLVVWVNVDASSAQTEYCGKPEGEGRRMLPIPNQERYENGDQVEYGCLATCKNGEWDKTIKGKDYCSKPEGADTRMLLIPDRERYENGDKIDYGCLSGPNKGSRGKATCKNGEWSKTIECQAAFAKCALSLPPTRGTSYTPADRNLFLPDESVTVTCASGFWNSFSRQTENTMTCKEDGKWSSSTDCEPSCPDPPPITNGDFTKEKRDVEGVITEVSYQCSRQFTLSFTGSIRCLDGKWPSPPKCLQYCGKPEGAGRRMEIPDQCWRDTKMDPNRLYMH